A segment of the Peptoclostridium acidaminophilum DSM 3953 genome:
ACTTAAAACAACGCGGCGCAGCTCCTCGTCCCTTATATGCACTGTAAGCCTGGTCTTGTCAATCAATTCTAAAACCCTATTCTAAGAAGTATTCCCACCAGCATATTATATACAAACCTTATGGCAAGCAGAGCCACGATGGGTGAAAAATCTATTGAGCCTGTGTTTATAAGCCTGTTCATTCCCTCTCTGAAAGGTCCCAGTATTGGCTCTGTAACTTTGAATACAAATGAGTAAAAAGACGAATACGGATTGACTCTGACCCATGACATTATTATCCTTATGAAAATCATTAGCTCCAAAAATTGCACAAAATATCCTAGCGCCCTCACTATAACATACATTTTTTATGCTCCCCGCTACTATTAGTTATTTTTGCCAAGGAAAAAGCACCTTGTTTTCGAGTTCCTTCTTTATGTTTGCATCTATGTCTATATTGGTTGGAGCCAATATGAAAATGCCGCTTGAAACCTTCTGTATGGTACCTTCAAGCGCATAAACAGCTCCGTTTAAAAAATCGAATATAGTCTTTGCAGTATCGTTGTCTTGAATACTTTGCAAATTCACTATGACAGCCTTTCTGGCCTTAAGGTTGTCCACTATGCCGGGTACCTCTTCATAACTGAGCGGCTCATAGAGCATAACCTTCATCTGCGTAGTTGCATGGATGTTTACAATCTTGCTGTTTCTTGGTACTTCCTTGGCTGCAACCTGCTCTAATTCTTCCTCTTCCTCAAAGACATCGTTTTCAAAATCCTCTTCAAAACCCATAAGCCTCTTCATTTTTTCAACCATTTTTCCAGACATTATTATCTAAGCCTCCTAAACAGCATAATTTCTATTTCCAAATATTGCAGTCCCTATTCTGACCATGTTGGATCCCTCTTGCAGAGCTATCTCGTAATCATTGCTCATACCCATGGACAGATAATCCATATATACCCCTTGAATATTCAGATTCTCAATTTTCAATGAAATTTCCTTTATTTTTTTAAAATATATCCTGGATTCTTCAGGGTCTTCTACAAACGGCGCCATGGCCATAAGGCCTCTTATCCTTATGTTTGGGCAGCTGCTGGATACTGTTCTTATGAAATCCTCGACCTCAGACTCATCAAGGCCGTGCTTTGTATCCTCGTTAGATATGTTAATCTGGACAAGGCAGTCCATGATCTTGCCGGCCGCTTTTGCCCTCTTGTCGATTTCCTTGGCCAGCCCTTCCCTGTCGAGAGAATGTATTAAATCCACTTTATCAATTATATATTTTACCTTGTTTGTCTGTAAAGACCCTATAAGATGCCATCTCACATTTCCTATTATGTTGTCGAACTTTCTCACTATTTCCTGGGGCTTGTTTTCGCCAATATCCGTAACCCCATGCTCTATTGCCTCGTTTATTTTATCCTCATCCACCGTCTTCGTCACAGCTATCAGCACTATATCACTAGTGTTTCGTCCAGACTTTTCTGCGCCGGCTTGTATTTTTTGACTGATCTCCTTCAAATTGTCTGCTATGTATGAGCTCATATATTCCACCCCTATCTTATCTTCTGGCCTTCCTTTACCCTTTTAGGATTCATTATTATTTCATCGTAAAGCTTTGCCGTGTCTATTTTTTCAGCCTCGATTCGCTTGTAGTCGAGAATAATATGCTCTTCATTCTCACCTATCTGGCATTTTATCTCCTTGAAGGTCGCCTGCCCCGTTTCGGATATCACGTATACTCCCTGTTTTCCATCCAATGTGGCAATCGCAGCCTTGGGAATTTTAATACCTGATACATTTTTTGTCACAATGCTGCAGCCGAGGATCCTCTTGTCCAGAAATTCAGCAGGCACCGATGCTGTTTTGAAAACCATTATGCTTTTGCCTTGTGAATCCTTGTACATGTCCTTTATTACGCAATAAACCGTTTCCTTGCCGCTTTTAACATATATACCCTGCCCAACCTTGAGTTCCTTGTTTTCTTTTTCATTCACTATGAAAAGCAGGTACATGAAATGGTTGTTTGCTATCTTGAAGGCCGGATCACCTTTTTCAAGAGCTCCGTCCTTTTTTATGACATTGTTGTTGCTCAGAGTTTTCAAAAAATCCGAATCTATTTTTCCAATTTCCGCAGGCGTCATACTGCCTTCGAATCCGTCAGCCTGGAAGCTTAGCACTCCTGATATCGTGGTTGGTATTACACGCGAAGAGCTCTGAATCTTTGCTTGTATGGCATCAGCTTTTTTTTGAAGCATTCCTGAGTCTTGGCCTGAAAGACTGCCATAAAGTATACTCTTTTCATCCATAAGAAACAGCAGCTCCTTTTTAAGCCTCTCTACAGAATCGAAAGCCCCCATCGTTATGCTGTTTTTTATCTCTTTGCGCTTTACCTCTATCCCTCTGTCGAGCTTTTCCGGAGTCACCCCTGCAAGGGCGCCACCGGAGGATACCACCTCAAGCCTTCTGGCGATTGTATCCGCCTCCTGCCTTAGCATCTGGTCAGCTTCATTGGTTTGTATCTCGCATACATAGTCATTTATGCTTATCCTGTCGCCTTCATTGTGAAGATATTTGGGAATTCCTCCTATGCTAGTATAAAACACCGACTCCTGCCTTACAGCATATCCGTCCTTTTGGAGGTATTCTACAATCTGACCCTTTTTTACAGTGTGCGTTTGTATGCTCGAATTTATTATGCTCATAACAAGATTGAATACAATATAGCTGAAAATCCCCATGAAAATTAAATAGTTGAATATTTTTCTCTGCGCTCTGCGTTTTTTTCTGCCCAAGCCCAACACTCCAAGATGCTTATTTTGCATTCGCAATTTATTAATAGTCGTATATATTTAATATATAGTAATGCAGTTTTTATTTCAATTATTATAAAAGAAAAAAACCGCAAAATCTGCCTTTCAGGCATATTTGCGGCATTTTTTTCTTGTCTATATGCTCAAATCTTCCATTTCATGAGTTCTGCTTCTTAGCATAAGATCAATCACAGACTTTTTAACATCCTTGCCTTCGTAGAGGACTCCGAAAATCTCTCTCGTTATTGGCATGTCAATATCATACTTCTTTGATATTTCATATGCAACCTCTGTTGCTACGACGCCCTCAACCACCATCTTAACCTCTTCAAGCGCTTCATCCAGAGTCTTGCCCTGTCCTACAAGTATGCCCGCCCTCCGGTTTCTGCTGTGCATGCTTGTGCATGTGACTATGAGGTCTCCTATGCCGGAAAGTCCCGAGAAAGTCGTGGCTTTGGCTCCCATCGCAACCCCGAGCCTTACAATCTCCCTTATGCCTCTTGTCATTAGAGCGGCCTTTGTATTGTCTCCGTAGCCCAGGCCGTCTGATATGCCTGCGCCAAATGCTATTATGTTCTTTAGCGTGCCGCCCAGCTCTACACCTATCAAATCCTCATTGGTGTATACTCTGAACTTTGGAGATATGAATATGTCCTGTACAAGCTCGGCCACCTTTATATCCTCGGCTGCAACTACTACCGTTGTAGGCATGTCCCTTCCGACCTCTTCTGCATGCGAAGGCCCGGAAAGCACTGCAAAGTTGTTTTCCGGCAGCTCCTGCTTGCACACCTGGGATATTCTCAAATTTGTCTCTTTCTCAAAGCCCTTAGCCACATTTACAATCACTTGCTCCCTGGTTATGAAAGGCTTTGCCGATTTGAGCACGCTTCTTACAGCCTGGGAAGGCACAGCCAGCACTACCGCCTTTGCGCCCTGCACGGACACGCCAAGATCATTGCTGAGATTTATGTTGTTTGGAAATACCACGCCCGGAAGAAAATCCACGTTTTCCCTTGTCCTGTTGACACTTTCGCACTGTTCCTTGTCTAATGACCACATGTCAACATCGTAACCCTTTTTAGCCAGGAGTATTCCAAGCGCGCTTCCCCAGCTGCCTGCACCCAATATACATATCTTTTCCATGATATCAGCCTCCCGTATGATTCTAGTCTCTATTTTTTTTCTCGTTGTAGTTGAACCTTATAGGGGTGCCCTCAAATCCAAAATTCTCCCTTATCCTGTTTTCCAGATATCTCTGATAAGAAAAATGCATAAGCTCCCTGTCGTTTATGAAGACAGTAAAGTTAGGAGGCCTTATGCCCGTTTGTGACACATAGTATATCTTGAGTCTTTTCCCTTTGTCCGAAGGCGGCTGCTTTAGCATCATGGCTTCTCCTATGACTTCGTTTAGCACTCCGGTAGGTATTCTCGTTGAATGCTGGTTTGCCACGAACTTTATCTTTTCAAGCACGTTCGAAAGCCTTTGCCCCGTCTTTGCGGATATGAATACAAGCGGCGCATACGTCATGAACGCGAGCTTATTTTTTATTTCCTTTGTGAATAAATTCATTGTGTGGGTGTCCTTTTCAACAAGATCCCACTTGTTGACTACTATTATGCAAGCCCTGCCCTCTTCATGGGCTATGCCGGCAACTTTCGTATCCTGCTCCGTAACGCCCTCAGTTGCATCTATTACAAGAAGTACCACGTTCGAGCGGTCTATGGCCGCAACAGACCTGAGAACACTGTATTTTTCAATGTCGTCATCCACTTTCTTTTTCTTTCTTATTCCCGCCGTGTCTATAAACAG
Coding sequences within it:
- a CDS encoding YggT family protein — protein: MYVIVRALGYFVQFLELMIFIRIIMSWVRVNPYSSFYSFVFKVTEPILGPFREGMNRLINTGSIDFSPIVALLAIRFVYNMLVGILLRIGF
- a CDS encoding cell division protein SepF, with the translated sequence MSGKMVEKMKRLMGFEEDFENDVFEEEEELEQVAAKEVPRNSKIVNIHATTQMKVMLYEPLSYEEVPGIVDNLKARKAVIVNLQSIQDNDTAKTIFDFLNGAVYALEGTIQKVSSGIFILAPTNIDIDANIKKELENKVLFPWQK
- a CDS encoding YggS family pyridoxal phosphate-dependent enzyme is translated as MSSYIADNLKEISQKIQAGAEKSGRNTSDIVLIAVTKTVDEDKINEAIEHGVTDIGENKPQEIVRKFDNIIGNVRWHLIGSLQTNKVKYIIDKVDLIHSLDREGLAKEIDKRAKAAGKIMDCLVQINISNEDTKHGLDESEVEDFIRTVSSSCPNIRIRGLMAMAPFVEDPEESRIYFKKIKEISLKIENLNIQGVYMDYLSMGMSNDYEIALQEGSNMVRIGTAIFGNRNYAV
- a CDS encoding HlyD family efflux transporter periplasmic adaptor subunit, encoding MGRKKRRAQRKIFNYLIFMGIFSYIVFNLVMSIINSSIQTHTVKKGQIVEYLQKDGYAVRQESVFYTSIGGIPKYLHNEGDRISINDYVCEIQTNEADQMLRQEADTIARRLEVVSSGGALAGVTPEKLDRGIEVKRKEIKNSITMGAFDSVERLKKELLFLMDEKSILYGSLSGQDSGMLQKKADAIQAKIQSSSRVIPTTISGVLSFQADGFEGSMTPAEIGKIDSDFLKTLSNNNVIKKDGALEKGDPAFKIANNHFMYLLFIVNEKENKELKVGQGIYVKSGKETVYCVIKDMYKDSQGKSIMVFKTASVPAEFLDKRILGCSIVTKNVSGIKIPKAAIATLDGKQGVYVISETGQATFKEIKCQIGENEEHIILDYKRIEAEKIDTAKLYDEIIMNPKRVKEGQKIR
- a CDS encoding NAD(P)H-dependent glycerol-3-phosphate dehydrogenase, whose protein sequence is MEKICILGAGSWGSALGILLAKKGYDVDMWSLDKEQCESVNRTRENVDFLPGVVFPNNINLSNDLGVSVQGAKAVVLAVPSQAVRSVLKSAKPFITREQVIVNVAKGFEKETNLRISQVCKQELPENNFAVLSGPSHAEEVGRDMPTTVVVAAEDIKVAELVQDIFISPKFRVYTNEDLIGVELGGTLKNIIAFGAGISDGLGYGDNTKAALMTRGIREIVRLGVAMGAKATTFSGLSGIGDLIVTCTSMHSRNRRAGILVGQGKTLDEALEEVKMVVEGVVATEVAYEISKKYDIDMPITREIFGVLYEGKDVKKSVIDLMLRSRTHEMEDLSI